From the Hydrogenobacter sp. genome, one window contains:
- a CDS encoding ATP synthase F0 subunit B, giving the protein MTENGHSALELFWKGFNIILFLGIVYYFGRKPISEAFGNFFKSLTEKLNASEEELKLAKEELNRAKESYEDAQRRYKEQIKLAQETAEYVKEEELKKAQQIAGRIREKAEEAIQIETKRAKEELLHFGMEKAKELATEMLQKAFEDPQIQKRYIERSLKFLEET; this is encoded by the coding sequence ATGACGGAAAACGGACATAGCGCTCTGGAGCTTTTCTGGAAAGGCTTTAACATAATCTTATTTTTGGGAATAGTTTACTACTTTGGTCGCAAGCCAATATCCGAAGCTTTCGGTAACTTCTTTAAGAGTCTCACAGAGAAGCTTAACGCTTCGGAAGAGGAGCTAAAGCTTGCAAAGGAGGAGCTAAACAGAGCCAAAGAAAGTTATGAGGATGCACAAAGGAGGTATAAAGAACAGATAAAGCTGGCTCAAGAAACTGCCGAATACGTGAAGGAAGAGGAGCTTAAGAAGGCACAGCAAATAGCGGGAAGAATTAGGGAAAAAGCTGAGGAAGCCATACAGATAGAAACAAAGAGAGCAAAAGAAGAACTTTTACACTTTGGCATGGAGAAAGCTAAAGAGCTGGCTACAGAAATGCTTCAAAAAGCTTTTGAAGATCCGCAGATACAAAAGAGATACATAGAAAGATCCCTCAAGTTTTTGGAGGAAACATGA
- a CDS encoding F0F1 ATP synthase subunit delta, giving the protein MIKNVDLARKLSKMLISSLPKEKKTLLAVSDFLGLLSELYRKEKSFRDFMINPLVPSDAKLSYLKAIRERLNILKEIDTILSYIIELNAFPLISEIKRLYDHEVEKTLRFSKAFLILAKKTDGSVLERIREVIGKLLGRELEFEVTEDASLIGGFVVKTYGFLLDASVKKSLQDVLRS; this is encoded by the coding sequence ATGATAAAGAACGTGGATCTTGCAAGAAAGTTATCCAAGATGCTTATAAGTTCGTTACCTAAAGAGAAAAAAACATTACTTGCAGTATCAGACTTTTTGGGCTTGCTGTCTGAACTTTACAGGAAAGAAAAGAGCTTTAGAGATTTTATGATAAATCCTTTAGTACCTTCAGATGCTAAGCTATCTTATCTGAAAGCTATTAGGGAAAGGCTGAACATACTTAAGGAGATAGATACAATCTTATCTTACATAATTGAGCTAAACGCCTTTCCTCTAATATCCGAAATAAAAAGGCTATATGATCACGAAGTTGAGAAGACATTGAGGTTTTCCAAAGCATTTTTAATACTGGCAAAAAAAACTGACGGATCGGTGCTTGAAAGGATAAGGGAGGTTATTGGTAAATTGCTTGGAAGAGAGCTGGAGTTTGAAGTTACTGAAGATGCTTCCCTTATAGGGGGATTTGTTGTAAAAACTTACGGCTTTTTACTTGATGCGTCTGTGAAAAAGAGCTTGCAAGATGTCCTAAGGAGCTAA